The following coding sequences lie in one Rutidosis leptorrhynchoides isolate AG116_Rl617_1_P2 chromosome 4, CSIRO_AGI_Rlap_v1, whole genome shotgun sequence genomic window:
- the LOC139843035 gene encoding uncharacterized protein has protein sequence MSSRLRGSNSDSEDLRIVQLIQEIEDDDSEVESAPSIPRVRGYIPREREVAAQRLWDDYFCETPKYPQRKFKRRFRMRIQLFLRIVQGITIFQSDNMPEYFTYFSQRFDAIGRPTFTILQKCTSAIRQLAYDTAPDMWDEYLQMSEQTSILCLDYFCMCIITLYKKEYMRSPNAHDVARLYSAHEERHGFRGMLGSIDCMHWEWRNCPVALKGQYARGDHKKPTLMLEAVASYDLWIWHAFFGMAGSNNNINVLNQSPIFDKLKNETFPSAPFEVNGHEYSKGYYLADGIYPDWATLVKGYSCPTEEPTIKFTRFQASARKDVERAFGVLQGRFHIIRIASRSMSVNMMRRVMECCLILHNMILEDNGFALSKWEERFTTEEMENGMERIRNRGRDRDTIAREIRDRDLHNQLTEDLVEHIWNLPPTFRNAN, from the coding sequence ATGAGTTCGAGGTTACGGGGGTCTAATTCTGACTCCGAAGATTTGCGGATTGTTCAATTAATTCAAGAAATAGAAGATGATGATTCCGAAGTCGAATCGGCACCATCTATTCCGAGAGTTAGAGGTTACATCCCTAGGGAACGGGAGGTTGCTGCACAACGTTTGTGGGATGATTATTTTTGTGAGACGCCAAAATATCCACAAAGAAAATTTAAACGCCGTTTTCGCATGCGCATACAATTATTTCTCCGGATAGTGCAAGGTATTACTATTTTCCAAAGTGATAATATGCCAGAATATTTTACTTACTTTTCTCAACGATTTGATGCTATCGGTAGGCCTACATTTACTATTTTACAAAAATGTACGTCGGCTATACGTCAATTGGCGTATGACACCGCTCCCGATATGTGGGATGAATATTTGCAAATGAGTGAGCAAACATCAATACTATGTCTAGATTACTTTTGTATGTGTATAATTACATTGTACAAAAAAGAATACATGCGATCTCCGAATGCACACGATGTTGCTAGATTGTATAGTGCTCACGAGGAGAGACATGGGTTTAGGGGTATGCTCGGGAGTATAGATTGTATGCACTGGGAGTGGAGGAATTGTCCTGTTGCTTTAAAAGGACAATACGCTAGGGGTGATCACAAGAAACCAACCCTTATGCTTGAAGCTGTTGCTTCTTATGACTTGTGGATTTGGCATGCTTTTTTTGGGATGGCGGGTTCCAACAATAATATCAACGTTTTGAACCAATCACCTATATTTGATAAACTTAAGAACGAAACATTTCCATCCGCACCATTTGAGGTAAATGGGCATGAATATAGCAAAGGATATTACCTTGCGGATGGTATATATCCCGATTGGGCAACTTTAGTTAAAGGATATTCATGTCCTACTGAAGAACCAACGATTAAGTTTACAAGATTTCAAGCTAGTGCCCGAAAGGATGTAGAAAGGGCATTTGGGGTTCTTCAAGGTCGTTTTCATATTATACGCATAGCTTCACGAAGTATGAGCGTTAACATGATGCGAAGAGTGATGGAATGTTGTCTCATATTACATAACATGATACTTGAAGATAACGGCTTTGCACTTTCTAAATGGGAAGAAAGATTCACTACCGAAGAAATGGAAAATGGTATGGAACGTATACGAAATAGAGGACGAGATCGAGATACCATTGCAAGAGAAATAAGGGATCGAGATTTGCACAACCAACTCACCGAGGATTTAGTCGAGCATATTTGGAACCTTCCACCGACTTTTCGCAATgcgaattag